In one Dermatophilaceae bacterium Sec6.4 genomic region, the following are encoded:
- a CDS encoding sigma 54-interacting transcriptional regulator — protein MSASTTAPVISTLAELRASGHELIGVRQEIRRNLLAALAEGRDAWPGIQGFQDTVIPQLERALLAGHDIVLLGERGQGKTRVLRTLAGLLDEWTPVIAGSELGEHPYDPITPASIRRARELGDQLPVAWRHRDERYAEKLATPDTSVGDLVGDIDPMKVAEGRSLGDPETIHFGLIPRAHRGIVAINELPDLAERIQVSMLNVMEERDIQVRGYVLRLPLDVLVVASANPEDYTNRGRIITPLKDRFGAQVRTHYPLTVEGEIAVISQEAHLVGAVPDFIVEILARFTRGLRESSAVDQRSGVSARFAIAAAETVAAAALRRATVQHEDEAVARIIDLDTASDVLTGKVEFESGHEGREEAVLEHLLRMAIADTARARLRGIDLGPLVAAIEAGHEVSTGDEVTAAVLLASLPDIAGSDLYDQVADRLGAGTAGARASAVELALEGLYLARKVSKDVDEEGRATYR, from the coding sequence GTGAGTGCATCCACCACAGCCCCCGTCATCTCCACCCTCGCCGAACTACGCGCCAGCGGCCACGAGCTGATCGGCGTCCGTCAGGAGATCCGCCGCAACCTGCTGGCCGCTCTCGCGGAAGGTCGTGACGCCTGGCCGGGCATCCAAGGCTTTCAGGACACCGTGATCCCGCAGCTTGAGCGGGCGTTGCTGGCCGGGCACGACATCGTGCTGCTCGGTGAGCGCGGGCAGGGCAAGACCCGCGTACTGCGCACCCTTGCGGGTCTGCTGGACGAGTGGACGCCGGTGATCGCGGGTTCCGAACTCGGCGAGCACCCGTACGACCCGATCACCCCGGCATCGATCCGGCGTGCGCGCGAGCTCGGCGACCAGTTGCCCGTCGCCTGGCGGCACCGGGACGAACGGTATGCCGAGAAGCTCGCGACACCCGATACCTCGGTGGGCGACCTGGTCGGCGATATCGACCCGATGAAGGTCGCCGAAGGGCGCAGTCTGGGCGACCCGGAGACCATTCACTTCGGCCTGATCCCGCGCGCGCACCGCGGCATTGTCGCGATCAACGAACTGCCCGACCTGGCGGAGCGCATTCAGGTGTCGATGTTGAACGTGATGGAGGAACGCGACATCCAGGTACGCGGATACGTGCTCCGGCTGCCGCTGGACGTGCTCGTCGTGGCCAGCGCCAATCCCGAGGACTACACCAACCGCGGCCGCATCATCACCCCGCTGAAGGACCGCTTCGGTGCGCAGGTGCGTACCCATTACCCGCTGACCGTCGAGGGCGAGATCGCGGTGATCTCCCAGGAGGCGCATCTCGTTGGCGCGGTGCCCGATTTCATCGTCGAGATACTGGCTCGTTTCACCCGTGGCCTGCGCGAATCCAGTGCCGTTGATCAGCGCTCCGGAGTGTCTGCGCGATTCGCGATTGCAGCAGCCGAAACCGTCGCTGCCGCAGCACTGCGCCGGGCGACGGTGCAGCATGAGGACGAAGCGGTTGCGCGGATCATCGACCTCGACACTGCGTCAGACGTGCTGACGGGCAAGGTCGAATTCGAAAGTGGCCACGAAGGCCGCGAAGAAGCAGTTCTGGAACACCTGTTGCGGATGGCGATCGCCGACACCGCCCGAGCTCGGTTGCGCGGCATCGATCTGGGCCCGCTCGTAGCTGCGATCGAGGCAGGTCATGAGGTGAGCACCGGGGACGAAGTGACCGCCGCGGTCCTGCTCGCATCACTGCCGGATATCGCCGGATCCGATCTTTACGACCAGGTTGCCGATCGGCTCGGGGCGGGTACTGCCGGCGCACGGGCCAGTGCCGTCGAGTTGGCGCTTGAGGGCCTGTATCTCGCACGCAAGGTCAGCAAGGACGTCGACGAAGAAGGCCGAGCGACCTACCGCTAG
- a CDS encoding aromatic ring-hydroxylating dioxygenase subunit alpha: MTDTVQSTPSASEPSSRAGASLISTLPGHTYVDPTYFAREQERIFEQLWCCAVSSADLPAPGSFRTVQIGRESILLTRNRTGQARAYFNICRHRGARLCVHESGQVQRAFQCPYHAWTYDLDGKLIAAPNLTKMPDIDRVDYGLRAIHVREWLGYVWVCLADQAPDFTASVQQEVVDRLGDLESIERYDIENLALGRRIVYDVRANWKLIIENFMECYHCATIHPELTEVLPEFADGYAAQYFVGHGAQFGEQIQGFTVDGSQGLDRIPGVSQEQDRRYYAITVRPQVFINLVPDHVIVHRMFPMAPDRTIVECDWLYLPGVVESGKDLDASVELFDRVNRQDFDACERCQPAMSSRMYANGGVLVPSEHHIAAFHDWVQSRVTDPA, translated from the coding sequence GTGACCGACACCGTGCAGTCCACCCCGTCAGCGAGCGAGCCCAGCAGCCGGGCCGGCGCCAGCCTGATCTCCACGCTGCCCGGTCATACCTATGTGGATCCCACGTACTTCGCTCGCGAGCAGGAGCGCATTTTCGAGCAACTGTGGTGCTGCGCGGTCAGCAGCGCAGACCTGCCTGCACCGGGTTCTTTCCGGACGGTGCAGATCGGTCGCGAGAGCATTCTGCTGACCCGTAACCGCACAGGGCAGGCGCGGGCCTACTTCAACATCTGCCGACACCGCGGCGCCCGGTTGTGTGTGCACGAGTCAGGACAGGTCCAACGCGCGTTCCAATGCCCGTACCACGCCTGGACCTATGACCTGGACGGCAAGCTGATCGCGGCGCCGAACCTGACCAAGATGCCCGACATAGACCGGGTCGACTACGGGTTGCGCGCTATTCACGTCCGGGAGTGGCTGGGGTACGTGTGGGTGTGTCTGGCGGACCAGGCGCCTGACTTCACCGCCTCGGTGCAGCAGGAGGTGGTCGACCGGCTGGGCGACCTGGAGTCGATCGAGCGCTACGACATCGAGAATCTCGCGCTGGGACGCAGGATCGTCTACGACGTGCGGGCCAACTGGAAACTGATCATCGAGAACTTCATGGAGTGCTATCACTGCGCGACGATCCACCCTGAGCTGACCGAGGTACTGCCGGAGTTCGCCGACGGATACGCCGCGCAGTATTTCGTCGGACACGGCGCGCAGTTCGGCGAGCAGATCCAGGGATTCACGGTGGACGGTTCGCAGGGCCTGGACCGGATACCGGGGGTGAGTCAGGAGCAGGATCGGCGCTACTACGCCATCACGGTGCGTCCGCAGGTCTTCATCAACCTGGTGCCCGACCACGTGATCGTGCACCGGATGTTCCCGATGGCGCCCGATCGCACCATCGTGGAGTGTGACTGGCTCTACCTGCCGGGCGTCGTCGAAAGTGGAAAGGACCTGGACGCGTCCGTGGAGTTGTTCGACCGCGTCAACAGGCAGGACTTCGACGCCTGCGAACGGTGCCAGCCGGCGATGAGTTCGCGGATGTACGCGAACGGTGGCGTTCTCGTACCCAGCGAGCATCACATCGCGGCATTCCACGACTGGGTGCAGTCGCGTGTCACCGACCCGGCCTGA
- a CDS encoding FAD-dependent oxidoreductase: MTPHRVTIVGASLAGLSTARALRAEGFDGDITLIGDERHAPYDRPPLSKQFLAGTMGVADLALEDETESLGLQYLLGDAAVDLAADRTVTLADGRQVFGDAVVLATGARARTLPCGPGLAGIHTLRTLDDAFALSADLQISRRLVVIGAGFIGSEIASSAHELGLQVTVVEAAPTPLAGPLGVFLGAVVARVHERAGVRLLTGAAPVGMTGETRVRQVQLADGEVLTADVVVVGVGAVPNVEWLGSTGLDLRGGVRCDAAGFTGIDGVYAVGDCATWFDEQVGRHRRVEHWTGAHERPALISQQLLHGGAIGKVKPVYFWSDQYGSRIQFAGTIDGHDEVSVEAGDLDSGSFLAVYRRAGEPIGVVGIDQVQLFGRWRRSLSGYRPAVPAG, from the coding sequence ATGACACCGCATCGAGTGACGATCGTCGGTGCCTCCCTGGCCGGTCTGAGCACCGCCCGCGCCTTGCGGGCGGAGGGCTTCGACGGGGACATCACGCTGATCGGAGACGAACGGCACGCGCCCTACGACCGGCCACCGCTGTCGAAGCAATTTCTGGCCGGGACGATGGGCGTGGCTGATCTCGCCCTGGAGGATGAAACCGAGTCGCTCGGTTTGCAGTACCTGCTGGGCGATGCCGCCGTCGATCTCGCTGCTGACCGCACCGTCACGCTCGCCGACGGTCGGCAGGTGTTCGGCGACGCCGTGGTGCTCGCGACGGGTGCCCGGGCCCGCACCCTGCCATGTGGTCCGGGGCTGGCGGGCATTCACACCCTGCGCACTCTCGATGACGCCTTTGCACTGTCGGCCGACCTGCAGATCAGCCGTCGCCTCGTGGTCATCGGAGCCGGTTTCATCGGTTCGGAAATCGCGTCGTCTGCGCACGAACTCGGACTGCAGGTGACGGTGGTGGAGGCTGCGCCCACGCCCTTGGCGGGTCCGCTCGGCGTATTTCTAGGTGCCGTGGTCGCTCGTGTCCATGAACGCGCGGGCGTCCGACTTCTCACCGGTGCGGCGCCGGTCGGGATGACCGGTGAGACCCGGGTGCGACAGGTGCAGCTGGCCGACGGTGAGGTGCTGACGGCTGACGTCGTGGTGGTGGGGGTGGGCGCCGTACCCAACGTCGAGTGGCTCGGGTCGACGGGCCTGGATCTACGGGGCGGCGTGCGGTGCGACGCCGCGGGCTTCACCGGCATCGACGGCGTCTACGCCGTCGGTGACTGCGCGACCTGGTTCGATGAGCAGGTCGGCAGACATCGACGCGTCGAACACTGGACGGGAGCTCACGAGCGCCCCGCGTTGATCAGTCAGCAGCTCCTGCACGGCGGCGCCATCGGGAAGGTGAAACCCGTGTATTTCTGGTCGGACCAGTACGGGTCGCGCATTCAGTTCGCAGGCACCATCGATGGTCACGACGAGGTGAGTGTCGAGGCCGGCGACCTGGATTCGGGCAGCTTTCTGGCGGTCTACCGACGTGCGGGAGAGCCGATCGGTGTCGTCGGGATCGATCAGGTGCAGCTGTTCGGGCGTTGGCGGCGTTCGCTGTCGGGTTACCGGCCGGCGGTGCCGGCCGGATGA
- a CDS encoding bifunctional 3-phenylpropionate/cinnamic acid dioxygenase ferredoxin subunit has product MLRVCPLAALAPGDALRVAADPPIAVFHTEDGDLFAIDDTCTHQDASLADGWVEGCEVECPLHASRFDLRTGAVDAPPAKRPVRAHRVVVVDGEIQVELSTQQPNLPPGLSLGSV; this is encoded by the coding sequence ATGCTGAGAGTGTGCCCATTGGCTGCGCTGGCGCCCGGCGATGCGCTGCGGGTGGCGGCAGATCCGCCGATAGCTGTCTTTCACACCGAAGACGGCGACTTGTTTGCAATCGACGACACGTGCACCCACCAGGACGCGTCATTGGCCGACGGGTGGGTAGAGGGCTGCGAGGTGGAATGCCCGCTGCATGCATCGCGCTTCGACCTGCGCACCGGCGCCGTCGATGCGCCGCCGGCCAAGCGCCCGGTACGGGCGCATCGGGTTGTCGTCGTCGATGGTGAGATTCAGGTCGAACTATCCACCCAGCAGCCGAACCTGCCACCCGGATTGAGCCTCGGATCGGTATGA
- the betA gene encoding choline dehydrogenase produces MDNGTQQYDDIVVGGGSAGSVLARRLSEDPSRRVLVLEAGRMDSLWDVFIHMPAALPFPIGSRFYDWRYESEPEPKMGGRRIYHARGKVLGGSSSINGMIFQRGNPMDYERWATVPGMQDWDYAHCLPYFRKMENCLAAAPDDPFHGHDGPLILERGPATNPLFEAFFAAAEQAGYPRTGDVNGYRQDGFAPFDRNIHRGRRLSAARAYLHPVMGAPNLTVRTRALATAIVFDGTRAVGVTYDRGRHRGIQARAQRVILCGGAINSPQLLQLSGVGNSAELAALGIPVVHHLPGVGENLQDHLEVYIQHAAKQPVTMQRYLKHRYKPWIGAQWLFARKGPGATNHFEGGGFVRSNDQVAYPNLMFHFLPIAVRYDGSAPEGGEGYQVHVGPMYADTIGSVKITSRDPRVKPALRFNYLSTENDRREWLEAVRTARRILAQPALAPFSAGEISPGPQVTSDEQILDWVAKDAETALHPSCSLRMGTDDMAVVDPATMAVHGLQGLYVADASVMPFVTNGNIYAPVVMLAEKAADLLRGRTPLAAQDTTFYRAGTGMPLEPPSLQSVPR; encoded by the coding sequence ATGGACAACGGGACACAGCAGTACGACGACATCGTCGTGGGTGGTGGATCCGCCGGTAGCGTGCTGGCCCGGCGACTGAGTGAGGACCCTTCCAGGCGGGTCCTCGTACTCGAGGCGGGACGGATGGATTCGCTGTGGGATGTCTTCATCCATATGCCGGCCGCCCTCCCGTTCCCGATCGGCAGCAGGTTCTACGACTGGCGATACGAGTCCGAACCCGAGCCGAAGATGGGTGGGCGGCGGATCTATCACGCGCGCGGCAAAGTACTCGGCGGCAGCAGCAGCATCAACGGCATGATCTTCCAGCGCGGAAATCCGATGGACTACGAGCGTTGGGCGACCGTGCCGGGCATGCAGGATTGGGACTACGCGCACTGTCTGCCTTACTTCCGCAAGATGGAAAATTGCCTCGCGGCGGCCCCTGACGACCCTTTCCACGGGCACGACGGTCCACTGATTCTGGAGCGTGGCCCGGCGACGAATCCGTTGTTCGAGGCCTTCTTCGCGGCGGCCGAGCAGGCGGGTTACCCCAGGACCGGTGACGTCAACGGCTATCGCCAGGACGGTTTCGCGCCGTTCGATCGCAATATCCACCGTGGCCGCCGACTGTCGGCTGCTCGGGCCTACCTGCACCCGGTGATGGGAGCACCCAACCTCACGGTGCGCACCCGCGCCCTGGCCACCGCGATCGTCTTCGATGGCACCCGCGCGGTCGGGGTGACCTACGACCGGGGGCGGCACCGGGGCATCCAGGCCCGCGCGCAGCGGGTCATCCTGTGTGGCGGTGCCATCAATTCCCCGCAGCTGCTGCAGTTGTCCGGGGTCGGTAACTCCGCAGAGCTGGCCGCGCTCGGGATACCGGTAGTGCACCACCTGCCCGGTGTGGGAGAGAACCTGCAGGACCACCTGGAGGTCTATATCCAGCATGCAGCCAAACAGCCCGTCACGATGCAGCGTTACCTCAAACACCGCTACAAGCCATGGATCGGTGCGCAGTGGCTGTTCGCGCGTAAGGGCCCAGGCGCTACGAACCACTTCGAGGGTGGTGGTTTCGTGCGCAGCAACGACCAGGTCGCCTACCCCAACCTGATGTTCCACTTCCTGCCGATCGCAGTGCGTTACGACGGGTCGGCTCCTGAAGGCGGCGAGGGCTACCAGGTGCATGTCGGTCCGATGTACGCCGACACCATCGGTTCGGTGAAGATCACCAGTCGTGATCCGCGGGTGAAACCGGCGTTGCGCTTCAACTACCTGTCCACCGAGAACGACCGCCGCGAATGGCTGGAGGCCGTCCGGACAGCTCGCCGGATCCTGGCCCAGCCGGCGCTCGCGCCGTTCAGCGCCGGGGAGATCTCGCCCGGACCGCAGGTCACTTCCGATGAGCAGATCCTGGACTGGGTGGCCAAGGATGCCGAGACCGCGCTGCACCCCTCCTGCTCGCTGCGAATGGGTACCGACGACATGGCCGTGGTCGATCCGGCCACCATGGCGGTGCACGGGCTGCAGGGCCTCTACGTCGCCGATGCCTCGGTCATGCCCTTCGTGACGAACGGCAACATCTACGCACCCGTGGTGATGCTCGCCGAGAAGGCCGCCGACCTGTTGCGCGGACGGACGCCCCTGGCGGCGCAGGACACGACGTTCTACCGCGCTGGAACCGGCATGCCGCTGGAACCGCCGTCCCTGCAATCCGTCCCGAGGTGA
- a CDS encoding IclR family transcriptional regulator, whose protein sequence is MSVEGADQGGKESRGLGGVQSVDRAITVLEILAARGSAGVSEVADEIGVHKSTAFRLLAALEEHDLVRQGEDRGHYELGFGMLRLSNSIPGRLDLVRQARPVMDALALELDETINVAVLRQGYVVNVGQSIGRSAVAAHNWIGELTPPHATSSGKILLANLDAEQRRMMTLQLVRFTDRTITTRSALDKELLTVTQSGYASTDEELEVGLRAIAAPLRDHTGAIVAALSVSGPAYRFDVDRTTQLVAAVCRAADQISSRLGYFPPVPH, encoded by the coding sequence ATGAGCGTCGAGGGGGCAGATCAGGGCGGTAAGGAGAGCCGCGGACTGGGCGGTGTGCAGTCGGTGGACCGGGCGATCACAGTGCTGGAGATCCTCGCTGCCCGCGGCAGTGCCGGAGTCAGCGAGGTAGCCGACGAGATCGGGGTGCACAAGTCGACGGCCTTCCGGCTGCTGGCCGCCCTGGAAGAGCACGATCTGGTCCGCCAGGGCGAAGACCGCGGTCACTACGAGCTGGGTTTCGGAATGCTGCGCCTGTCCAATTCCATCCCCGGCCGCCTGGATCTGGTCCGCCAGGCACGACCGGTCATGGACGCTCTGGCGCTCGAGCTGGACGAGACCATCAACGTTGCCGTGTTGCGTCAGGGGTACGTCGTCAATGTCGGGCAGTCGATCGGCCGGTCGGCGGTTGCTGCGCACAACTGGATCGGCGAACTCACGCCACCGCATGCCACCTCCAGCGGGAAGATCCTGCTCGCAAATCTGGACGCAGAACAACGTCGCATGATGACCCTGCAACTGGTCCGGTTCACCGACCGCACCATCACCACCCGCTCGGCGCTGGACAAGGAGCTGCTGACGGTCACCCAGTCGGGGTACGCCAGCACCGATGAGGAGCTGGAGGTCGGATTGAGGGCGATTGCGGCGCCGCTGCGCGACCACACCGGCGCGATCGTCGCGGCGCTGTCGGTGTCCGGGCCCGCATACCGCTTCGACGTCGACCGCACCACGCAGCTGGTGGCTGCGGTCTGCCGGGCGGCCGACCAGATCAGCAGCCGCCTGGGCTATTTCCCACCCGTGCCGCACTAG
- a CDS encoding FAD-dependent oxidoreductase, translating into MTGPTVVIIGAGVVGAALADELTLKGWTDVTVVDQGELPATGGSSSHAPGLVFQASPTKLLTDLARYTVEKYRGLTVDGASCFLQVGGLEVATTPERLQELHRRHGWLSSWGVHAEVLDAQSTLQRYPLLDGDQVLGGLFVPTDGLARAVQGVQAQLDRAAGAGARLLGQHEVKEVLVTGGAVRAVLTDHGEIPADIVVCCAGIWGPKVAAMVGLSLPLTPLGHQMAWTAPVPALAGRTQEATLPILRHQGQDLYYREKFDRFGVGYYGHRAMPLDANDIASWSKDAPMPSVLQFTPEDFAPAWEQTQALLPALRETSIESGFNGLFSFTTDGMPLIGQAPDVAGFWVAEAVWVTHSAGVGRAVAELLVDGVCTSFDLHECDLARFEPHQTAPDYVLARDCRNFDEVYDILHPLQPPSDLRPLRVSPFYRRQQELGAQFLEAAGWERPQWYEANKALDEDADIPDLGEWAARYWSPIVAAEAQATRRTVAMYDMTALKRLEVTGPGATAFLGRLVTANVAKSVGAVTYCLMLDHDGGIRSDITVARLGVDHYQVGANGNADLAWMQRHLLPDGSAQVRDITAGTCCIGLWGPNARKVLQPLTDVDLGPDGLKYFRGVSCYVGPVAVTALRLSYVGELGWELYTTADQGERLWDILFEAGQEHGIIAAGRGAFTSLRLEKGYRSYGSDMTAEHDPYAAGVGFAVRSERDFIGRDALLARKDRSHRQLTCLVLSEPGETASGKEPVYDGDTCVGYVTSAAYGHTIGSGVAYAWLPNALTTVGTRLQIGYFDRRLDAVVAAEPLVDPGMERLRG; encoded by the coding sequence ATGACTGGTCCCACGGTCGTCATCATCGGCGCGGGCGTCGTCGGCGCAGCGCTCGCCGATGAGCTCACCCTGAAGGGATGGACCGACGTCACCGTCGTCGATCAGGGCGAGTTACCGGCGACGGGTGGTTCGAGCTCGCATGCACCGGGTCTGGTGTTCCAGGCCAGCCCGACCAAGCTGCTGACCGACCTGGCCCGCTACACCGTTGAGAAGTACCGCGGTCTCACGGTCGACGGTGCGTCGTGTTTCCTGCAGGTCGGTGGCCTGGAGGTCGCCACGACGCCGGAGCGCCTGCAGGAGCTGCACCGGCGCCACGGATGGCTGTCGTCCTGGGGTGTGCACGCGGAGGTACTGGACGCGCAGTCAACTCTGCAGCGGTATCCGTTACTCGATGGCGATCAGGTGCTCGGTGGGCTGTTCGTGCCCACCGACGGCCTGGCGCGTGCGGTGCAGGGCGTGCAGGCGCAGTTGGACCGCGCCGCGGGCGCGGGCGCGCGGCTGCTCGGGCAGCACGAGGTGAAGGAGGTGTTGGTCACCGGGGGCGCTGTGCGCGCGGTGCTCACCGATCACGGTGAGATCCCGGCCGACATCGTGGTGTGCTGTGCCGGCATCTGGGGTCCGAAAGTGGCCGCGATGGTCGGCCTGAGCCTGCCGTTGACCCCGTTGGGGCACCAGATGGCCTGGACCGCACCGGTGCCCGCGCTCGCCGGCCGCACCCAGGAGGCGACCCTGCCGATCCTGCGTCATCAGGGCCAGGACCTGTACTACCGGGAGAAGTTCGACCGGTTCGGGGTCGGTTACTACGGACACCGGGCGATGCCGCTGGACGCGAACGACATCGCGTCCTGGTCGAAGGATGCACCGATGCCGTCGGTGCTGCAGTTCACCCCTGAGGACTTCGCTCCGGCCTGGGAGCAGACGCAGGCCCTGCTGCCGGCGCTGCGGGAAACCAGCATCGAGTCCGGCTTCAACGGGCTGTTCTCCTTCACCACCGACGGCATGCCGCTGATCGGACAGGCGCCGGACGTAGCCGGTTTCTGGGTCGCAGAGGCAGTGTGGGTGACCCACTCGGCGGGGGTCGGTCGCGCCGTGGCCGAGCTCCTGGTCGATGGGGTGTGCACCTCGTTCGACCTGCATGAGTGCGACCTGGCGCGTTTCGAGCCGCATCAGACCGCACCGGACTATGTGCTGGCCCGCGACTGCCGCAACTTCGATGAGGTCTACGACATCCTGCATCCCCTGCAGCCGCCGAGCGATCTACGACCGTTACGGGTCAGCCCGTTCTACCGCCGGCAGCAGGAGCTGGGAGCACAGTTCCTGGAAGCGGCCGGATGGGAACGTCCGCAGTGGTACGAAGCGAACAAGGCCCTGGACGAGGACGCAGATATTCCCGATCTCGGGGAGTGGGCCGCGCGGTACTGGTCGCCGATCGTGGCTGCCGAAGCGCAGGCCACCCGCAGGACGGTCGCGATGTACGACATGACCGCGCTGAAGCGCCTTGAGGTCACCGGGCCGGGCGCGACAGCGTTCCTGGGGCGGTTGGTCACGGCCAATGTTGCGAAATCAGTCGGCGCGGTCACCTACTGCCTGATGCTGGACCACGACGGCGGCATTCGCAGTGACATCACCGTCGCTCGGCTGGGGGTCGACCACTACCAGGTGGGCGCGAACGGGAACGCGGACCTGGCGTGGATGCAGCGTCACCTGCTACCCGACGGATCCGCACAGGTGCGCGACATCACGGCGGGCACCTGTTGCATCGGGCTGTGGGGTCCGAATGCCCGCAAGGTGCTGCAGCCGTTGACCGACGTCGATCTCGGCCCGGACGGTTTGAAATACTTCCGGGGGGTCAGTTGCTACGTGGGTCCGGTCGCCGTGACCGCACTCCGATTGTCGTATGTCGGTGAGCTGGGTTGGGAGCTGTACACCACCGCGGATCAGGGCGAGCGGCTCTGGGACATCCTCTTCGAGGCGGGCCAGGAGCACGGGATCATCGCTGCCGGGCGAGGCGCATTCACCAGCCTGCGCCTGGAGAAGGGGTACCGGTCCTACGGGTCGGACATGACCGCTGAACACGACCCCTATGCAGCCGGTGTCGGATTCGCCGTGCGCTCCGAGCGCGACTTCATCGGCAGGGACGCTCTGCTGGCGCGCAAGGACCGCTCGCACCGGCAGCTCACGTGTCTGGTGCTCAGCGAACCTGGCGAGACCGCCTCGGGGAAGGAGCCGGTCTACGACGGTGACACCTGTGTCGGGTACGTGACGAGTGCCGCGTACGGGCACACGATCGGCTCCGGTGTGGCGTACGCCTGGCTGCCGAATGCGCTGACCACGGTGGGAACGCGGCTGCAGATCGGCTACTTCGACCGCAGACTGGACGCGGTGGTGGCAGCGGAGCCGCTGGTGGATCCGGGGATGGAGCGGCTGCGGGGCTAG
- a CDS encoding ABC transporter substrate-binding protein produces MQRNHIRSGAVTFAVLALGLTACGGAKVGAAAGGSGSAKTAAKGAPCGAINLAMNDWVGYTADAAVYTEVATKALGCQVKQIPLAEQVAWKGFSTGQIDLIMENWGHEDLVKQYITDQKVAKDLGPTGNVGQIGWYVPPWMVAKYPGITDWKNLNKYASLFKTSESGGKGQLLDGDPAFVTNDAALVKNLKLNYKVVYAGSEAALITSFRQAQAKKTPMLGYFYSPQWFLSEVALKKVTLPAYTAGCDAKAQDVKCDYPDYKLNKIASTRLETGNPAAFKLAQAFKWTNADQNVIARYIAEDKMTPAAAAQKWVAANPAKVNAWLAGIPGAKKF; encoded by the coding sequence ATGCAACGCAATCACATCCGTTCCGGCGCAGTGACCTTCGCTGTGCTGGCGCTTGGACTGACAGCCTGCGGCGGAGCCAAGGTCGGCGCTGCAGCAGGTGGATCAGGCTCCGCCAAGACCGCTGCCAAGGGCGCGCCCTGCGGCGCCATCAACCTGGCGATGAACGACTGGGTCGGCTACACCGCGGATGCTGCCGTGTACACCGAGGTCGCCACCAAGGCGTTGGGCTGCCAGGTCAAGCAGATCCCGCTCGCGGAGCAGGTTGCCTGGAAGGGCTTCTCCACCGGTCAGATCGACCTCATCATGGAGAACTGGGGGCACGAAGATCTGGTGAAGCAGTACATCACCGACCAGAAGGTCGCCAAGGACCTCGGGCCCACCGGCAACGTGGGGCAGATCGGGTGGTACGTGCCGCCGTGGATGGTCGCGAAGTACCCGGGCATCACCGACTGGAAGAACCTCAACAAATACGCGAGCTTGTTCAAGACCTCCGAATCGGGCGGCAAGGGCCAGCTGCTCGACGGCGACCCGGCATTCGTGACCAACGATGCTGCCCTGGTCAAGAACCTCAAACTGAACTACAAGGTCGTCTACGCCGGTAGCGAGGCGGCGCTGATCACCTCCTTCCGCCAGGCTCAGGCCAAGAAGACCCCCATGCTGGGGTACTTCTACAGCCCGCAGTGGTTCCTGTCGGAGGTGGCACTGAAGAAGGTGACTCTGCCCGCGTACACGGCCGGTTGCGACGCCAAGGCTCAGGACGTCAAGTGCGACTACCCCGATTACAAGCTCAACAAGATCGCCTCGACCCGGTTGGAGACCGGCAACCCGGCGGCCTTCAAGCTCGCGCAGGCCTTCAAGTGGACCAATGCCGACCAGAACGTCATTGCGCGCTACATCGCCGAGGACAAGATGACCCCTGCCGCGGCCGCGCAGAAGTGGGTCGCCGCCAACCCCGCGAAGGTGAATGCCTGGCTGGCCGGTATCCCCGGTGCCAAGAAATTCTGA